The following are encoded in a window of Schistocerca nitens isolate TAMUIC-IGC-003100 chromosome 9, iqSchNite1.1, whole genome shotgun sequence genomic DNA:
- the LOC126202925 gene encoding endocuticle structural glycoprotein SgAbd-5-like, with protein MKTVVILAALVAICAARPQQADPRTAVIEELTSDNIGVGPWSWGYRTSNGISQQEQGTIENQGSEDEAIAVRGSYSFIGADGKTYTITYVADRNGFQPQGDFLPKRR; from the exons aTGAAGACT GTTGTGATTCTCGCAGCCCTGGTGGCCATCTGCGCAGCTAGGCCCCAGCAGGCCGACCCGAGGACGGCAGTCATCGAGGAGCTGACCAGCGACAACATTGGTGTTGGACCCTGGAGCTGGGG ATACCGTACCAGCAACGGCATCTCGCAGCAGGAACAGGGCACCATCGAGAACCAAGGCTCTGAGGATGAAGCCATCGCCGTTCGAGGCAGCTACTCCTTCATCGGCGCCGACGGCAAGACCTACACCATCACTTACGTCGCCGACAGGAACGGCTTCCAGCCCCAGGGTGACTTCCTGCCCAAGCGCCGATAA